GTCGGCCCTTGACAGCAGTTCGTCGAGGGAGCCGAACTGCCTCAGCCACTTGACCGCGGTCTTCTCGCCCACCTTGGGCACGCCGGGGAGGTTGTCGCTCGTCTCGCCCACCAGCGCGGCGATGTCGGGGTACTGCTCCGGGCGCACGCCGTAGCGCTCCATCACGGTCGTCGGATCGTAGCGCTTGAGCTGCGACACACCCTGGACCGACGGGTAGAGAAGGGTGATCTCGTCGGTGACGAGCTGGATCGTGTCGCGGTCTCCCGATACGACGAGCACGTCGTACCCCTGTGCGGCCCCCTGCGTCGAGAGGGTCGCGAGGATGTCGTCTGCCTCGAAGCCCTCCTTCGTGAGCACGGGGATCGACATGGCCGCGAGGCAGTCCTGCAGGAGCGGGATCTGCCCCTTGAACTCCTGCGGCGTCTCGGATCTCGTCGCCTTGTACTCCGGGTACTCGTCTGTGCGGAAGGAGTGCCGCGACGTGTCGAAGGCGATCGCCATGTGCGTCGGCTTCTCGGCCTTGATGAGGTTCACCAGCATCGAGAGGAAGCCGTAGATGGCGTTCGTGTGCTGGTTGTCCTTGGTGGTGAAGTTGTCCACCGGCAGGGCGAAGAAGGCCCGGTAGGCGAGAGAGTGGCCGTCGACGACCATGAGGGTAGGCTTTGCGGAGTCCGTCACCCTGTCAGCCTAACGAGGACGACAGACACCCGCTGAGGAGGATGCATGAGCGACGTCGCGATGAGCGAAGGACTCGAATGGGCGACGGCCCGCGGAATGGGTGCCCTCGCCGAGAAGATGGGCATGCGATTCACCGAGTTCAGCCTCGAGCGCTGCGTGGCGACCATGCCCGTCGAAGGCAACACCCAGCCCGTCGGCCTGATGCACGGAGGCGCCTATGTCGTGCTTGGCGAGTCGCTCGGCTCCATGGCAGCCAATCTCCACGCCGGGCCTGGACGGCTCGCGGTCGGGGTGGACATCAACGCGACGCACACGCGGTCGGCGACCTCCGGCTTCGTGACCGGAGTCTGCACACCTGTGCATCTCGGTCGCAGCATCACGGTGCACGAGATCGTGGTGACCGATGATCAGGGCCGGCGATGCTCGACGATCCGCATCACCAACATGATCAAGGATCTCCCTCAGGACGCCTGAGAGCCCACGAGACGAGGATCCGCTGGGGACCGCAGCGGATCCCAGGGAGCGAGATGCTCACGGTTGGACGTGTGCGCTCGCGCGGGAACCGCACCGTCTCCGCCCTGCACGGGGCGCAGAAGGTGCTCCGCGCCGAGCGGACGCACGACTACTTCTTGGGCGCGAGCTGCTCGATGATCGCCTTGGCGACGTCCTGCATCGTGAGGCGGCGGTCCATCGACGCCTTCTGGATCCAGCGGAACGCCTCGGGCTCGCTGAGCCCCATCTTCTCGTTCAGCAGACCCTTCGCGCGGTCGACGAGCTTGCGGGTCTCGAAGCGCTCGACCATGTCGGCGACCTCGGCCTCGAGCGTGATGATCTGCTCGTGCCGCGCCAGCGCGATCTCGATCGCGGGGAGGAGGTCGTTGGGCGTGAAGGGCTTGACGACGTATGCGAGGGCGCCGGCCTCGCTCGCCCGCTCGACCAGCTCCTTCTGGCTGAATGCGGTGAGCAGGACGACCGGAGCGATGTTGCCCTTGTGCAGTTTCTCAGCGGCGCTGATGCCGTCGAGCTGAGGCATCTTCACGTCCATGATGACGAGGTCGGGACGCAGTTCGGTCGCGAGCGCGACGGCAGTCTCGCCGTCACCTGCCTCGCCGACCACATCGAAGCCGTTGTCGCGGAGGATCTCGACGATGTCGAGACGGATCAGCGACTCGTCTTCTGCGACGACGACGCGTCGGGGTGCGGATGCCGTGGGCTCAGCCTGTTCTTGCTCGGTCACGGATTCATTCTATCGGACGCAGTTCGGCGACGCGGTGAGGGCGCGGCGCGCCCGTGACGTCGTCGCCGCGACTTCTCGTATGGTGCCGGCGGTGGGACTCGAACCCACACGCCCTCTCGGACAAAGCATTTTGAGTGCTCCGCGTCTGCCATTCCGCCACGCCGGCCCTGAACGACCCTACCGTACCCGGGGTGCATGCCCGGACCTCCCGAGTCCGGATACGACGGTGCGCCGCACCCCAGAAGAGCGCGGCGCACCGTACGAGACCTCAGACCCCCGTCTTGTAGATCGGAGCAGCACCGCGGACGGCGTCACCGACCTTGTGCACGCGCAGGTCGTTGGTCGAGCCGATGATCCCAGGAGGCGAGCCGGAGATGACGACGACCTTGTCACCCTCGGCCGCTAGTCCGTTCTCGAGAAGGTACTCGTCGACCTGGTGATACATCAGGTCGGTGTGCTGCACCATCTCGACGAGCGTCGAGCGGAGACCCCAGGTGAGCGCCATGCGGCGGCGGATGCCGGGCTCCGGTGTGAAGGCGAGCATGGGGATGCGCGAGCGCAGGCGCGACAGGCGCCGTGCCGAGTCGCCGGACTGCGTGAAGACGCAGAGGAACTTCGCCTCGACGAACTCGGCGACCTCGAGCGCGGCGAGCGTGATCGCGCCGCCCTGGGTCCGTGGCTTGGTGGTGAGCGGTGGGATGCGCTCCAGACCGTGCTCCTCGGTCGATTCGATGATGCGGGCCATCGTCTCGACCACGACGACGGGGTACTCCCCC
This Microbacterium sp. XT11 DNA region includes the following protein-coding sequences:
- a CDS encoding hotdog fold thioesterase, with protein sequence MSDVAMSEGLEWATARGMGALAEKMGMRFTEFSLERCVATMPVEGNTQPVGLMHGGAYVVLGESLGSMAANLHAGPGRLAVGVDINATHTRSATSGFVTGVCTPVHLGRSITVHEIVVTDDQGRRCSTIRITNMIKDLPQDA
- a CDS encoding ANTAR domain-containing response regulator, with product MTEQEQAEPTASAPRRVVVAEDESLIRLDIVEILRDNGFDVVGEAGDGETAVALATELRPDLVIMDVKMPQLDGISAAEKLHKGNIAPVVLLTAFSQKELVERASEAGALAYVVKPFTPNDLLPAIEIALARHEQIITLEAEVADMVERFETRKLVDRAKGLLNEKMGLSEPEAFRWIQKASMDRRLTMQDVAKAIIEQLAPKK